The Castanea sativa cultivar Marrone di Chiusa Pesio chromosome 11, ASM4071231v1 genome contains a region encoding:
- the LOC142615859 gene encoding citrate synthase, mitochondrial yields MFRSVSLLSKLRSRLGQQPSLKDSVRWLQIQSSSSDLDLRSQLEELIPEQQERLKKIKAEHGKVQLGNITVDMVLGGMRGMTGLLWQTSLLDPDEGIRFRGLSIPECQKILPAAKPEGEPLPEGLLWLLLTGKVPSKEQVDALSKELRSRAVVPDFVYKAIDALPVTSHPMTQFATGVMALQVQSEFQKAYEKGIHKSKYWEPTYEDSLNLIARVPLVAAYVYRRIYKDGQVIPLDDSLDYGANFSHMLGFDSPKMLELMRLYVTIHSDHEGGNVSAHTGHLVASALSDPYLSFAAALNGLAGPLHGLANQEVLLWIKSVVDECGENITVDQLKEYVWKTLKGGKVVPGFGHGVLRKTDPRYTCQREFALKHLPDDPLFQLVSKLYEVVPPILTELGKVKNPWPNVDAHSGVLLNHFGLTEARYFTVLFGVSRSLGICSQLIWDRALGLPLERPKSVTMEWLEDYCKKAA; encoded by the exons ATGTTCAGAAGCGTCTCTTTGCTTTCCAAGCTCCGCTCTCGTCTT GGGCAGCAGCCAAGTCTCAAAGATTCAGTCAGATGGCTTCAAATACAGTCCTCCTCCTCTGATCTT GACCTACGTTCTCAGCTGGAGGAGTTGATTCCTGAGCAACAG GAGCGCTTGAAGAAAATTAAGGCAGAACATGGAAAAGTGCAGCTTGGGAATATCACTGTTGATATG GTTCTTGGTGGAATGAGAGGAATGACTGGTTTACTCTGGCAAACTTCACTGCTTGACCCAGATGAG GGAATTCGCTTTAGAGGTCTGTCTATCCCTGAATGCCAGAAAATATTACCAGCTGCAAAGCCTGAAGGAGAACCTTTGCCTGAGGGTCTTCTTTGGCTTCTTTTGACAGGAAAG GTACCAAGCAAAGAGCAAGTAGATGCATTATCCAAGGAGTTGAGAAGTCGTGCAGTTGTCCCAG ATTTTGTATACAAGGCCATTGATGCTCTACCTGTTACATCTCATCCAATGACTCAGTTTGCAACAGGTGTTATGGCCCTCCAG GTTCAAAGTGAATTCCAGAAGGCATACGAGAAGGGGATTCATAAATCTAA GTACTGGGAACCAACATATGAGGACTCTCTTAACTTGATTGCTCGAGTGCCATTAGTGGCTGCTTATGTCTACCGCAG GATATACAAAGATGGCCAAGTTATACCACTCGATGACTCACTGGATTATGGTGCAAATTTCTCACATATGTTGGGATTTGATAGTCCCAAAATGCTAGAGCTTATGAGACTTTATGTCACCATCCAcag TGATCATGAAGGTGGAAATGTTAGTGCTCACACTGGCCACCTT GTTGCCAGTGCACTTTCAGATCCTTATCTTTCATTTGCTGCTGCATTAAATGGTTTGGCTGGACCACTCCATGGTTTGGCTAATCAG GAGGTTCTGCTTTGGATCAAATCTGTTGTTGATGAGTGTGGAGAGAACATAACCGTAGATCAGTTGAAAGAATATGTCTGGAAAACTTTAAAAGGTGGCAAG GTTGTCCCTGGATTTGGGCATGGAGTTTTGCGTAAGACAGATCCAAGATACACATGTCAAAGAGAGTTTGCATTGAAGCACTTGCCCGATGATCCACTGTTCCAGCTG GTTTCCAAGCTTTATGAAGTTGTCCCTCCCATTCTTACCGAACTAGGCAAG GTTAAAAACCCATGGCCCAATGTTGATGCTCATAGTGGGGTGCTGCTGAACCATTTTGGTTTAACTGAAGCAAG ATATTTTACCGTCCTTTTCGGTGTGTCAAGAAGTCTTGGTATCTGCTCTCAG CTGATATGGGACCGAGCTCTTGGACTGCCACTAGAGAGGCCAAAAAGTGTTACAATGGAGTGGCTTGAGGATTATTGCAAGAAAGCAGCTTGA